The following are encoded together in the Tribolium castaneum strain GA2 chromosome 3, icTriCast1.1, whole genome shotgun sequence genome:
- the LOC661107 gene encoding angiotensin-converting enzyme, producing the protein MWVMGFITVACGWSAWGRRFQQAAQDVDKVEYQYDIEKWLNNVDSDLSQFNSLAAHLTWKLSTFPDEKTSRQARQLGKVRNKWKNNVCESTIRHEWLTPEQRRKIYLLCRGPNFSDQMALEYLEVLGKMAQEFNDQVCLTGHPAKVNRTAPDFPKSGDCLYGEPDLERVMKRTDLDPEQLKWIWTNWHDSVGPRLKDKFRLAVEYQNAAAKNNGYNNIGEVWREELETPQLENFVFGLYEEVKPLYVLLHAVIRHKLLQKYGPSQIDPKGPIPMHLLGNMWGQDWTSLLEMFPLSPNKIDLDLNLRKKNRTVEEMVLEAEDFYRSLSLPKMTQKFWKYSIFEENENTTLCHGTAANLFSRDDFRMLMCGKVSMDDFYVIHHEMGHIEYYMAYRNQPAIFQDGTTTAVHESIGDAIMHGVMTPQHLHRLSVITDEQLLDNTTSLFLLFYQALSKIPEIPFSLILDKYRWDIFEGSVPYDQWNDYYWHLTRKFRGIVPPEQRKSELFDAGGKFHVPDNTPYIRYFLSGVIQMQVFRSLCELSLYGKIQNDSEEFYLPLHNCDIYGSKDGGKKLMTMMEKGASIRWPEALLLVTGTRHISAKPLLEYYKPVYTWLDKYVESNNVYVGW; encoded by the exons ATGTGGGTGATGGGTTTCATTACTGTGGCTTGTGGGTGGAGTGCTTGGGGGCGCAGGTTTCAGCAGGCGGCCCAGGATGTGGACAAAG TTGAATACCAGTACGACATCGAGAAGTGGCTGAACAACGTCGATTCAGACTTATCCCAGTTCAATTCATTGGCAGCCCATTTAACCTGGAAGCTGTCGACATTTCCCGACGAGAAAACCTCCCGACAAGCGAGACAACTTGGAAAAGTGAGAAACAAGTGGAAAAACAACGTGTGTGAATCGACGATCAGACACGAATGGTTGACGCCGGAACAGAGACGAAAAATTTATCTCTTGTGCAGGGGCCCGAACTTCAGCGACCAAATGGCTCT AGAGTATCTGGAAGTGCTGGGGAAAATGGCGCAAGAATTTAACGATCAAGTTTGTTTAACTGGACATCCGGCAAAGGTTAATCGGACAGCGCCAGATTTTCCCAAAAGTGGGGACTGTTTGTACGGGGAGCCGGACCTGGAGCGCGTTATGAAGCGAACTGACTTGGATCCGGAGCAGTTGAAGTGGATCTGGACGAACTGGCACGATTCAGTCGGGCCACGACTTAAAGACAAGTTTAGACTAGCTGTGGAATACCAAAATGCAGCGGCCAAAAACAATG GATATAACAACATTGGGGAAGTGTGGCGTGAGGAGCTCGAAACGCCCCAATTAGAGAACTTTGTGTTCGGTTTGTACGAAGAAGTGAAACCACTTTACGTTCTCCTACATGCGGTCATAAGACAcaaacttttgcaaaaatacgGGCCGTCCCAAATCGACCCAAAAGGCCCGATTCCCATGCATTTACTCGGGAATATGTGGGGTCAGGACTGGACGTCTCTCCTTGAAATGTTCCCACTTTCCCCGAACAAAATTGACCTGGACTTGAATCTCCGCAAGAAAAATCGGACCGTTGAAGAAATG GTTCTAGAAGCTGAAGATTTTTACAGGTCGTTGAGTCTCCCGAAAATGACGCAAAAATTTTGGAAGTACTCCATTTTCGAGGAGAATGAAAACACGACATTGTGTCACGGAACGGCTGCGAATTTATTCAGTCGAGATGACTTTAGGATGCTAATGTGTGGCAAAGTCTCAATGGACGATTTCTACGTCATACATCACGAGATGGGTCATATCGAGTACTACATGGCGTATCGAAACCAACCAGCAATTTTCCAA gatGGCACCACCACAGCCGTCCATGAGAGCATCGGGGACGCGATAATGCACGGTGTCATGACCCCACAGCACCTCCACCGCCTCAGCGTCATCACAGACGAGCAACTACTGGACAACACCACGTCCCTTTTCCTCCTGTTCTACCAAGCTCTGTCTAAAATTCCCGAAATCCCGTTTTCCCTCATTCTGGACAAATACCGCTGGGATATTTTCGAAGGTTCGGTCCCTTACGACCAATGGAACGACTACTACTGGCATTTAACCAGAAAATTCCGCGGTATTGTCCCACCAGAACAGCGCAAAAGTGAGTTGTTTGACGCTGGAGGCAAGTTCCACGTCCCTGACAACACCCCCTATATTCGATATTTCCTGAGCGGTGTTATTCAAATGCAAGTGTTCCGAAGCTTGTGTGAATTGTCTCTCTACGGGAAGATTCAGAACGATTCTGAGGAGTTTTACTTGCCGTTGCATAACTGCGATATCTACGGATCGAAGGAtggaggaaaaaaattaat GACTATGATGGAAAAGGGGGCGAGTATTCGTTGGCCTGAAGCTCTTTTACTGGTTACTGGAACACGGCATATTTCCGCTAAGCCACTTCTGGAGTATTATAAGCCCGTGTACACATGGCTGGACAAGTATGTGGAATCGAATAATGTGTATGTGGGTTGGTAA